The nucleotide window AAAGGGATGGAATTCCTACTTATAAAGCGGCTGACCGTATGGCAGAGGAGCGTATTGAAAGAATGCGCAATTCTCGCAGCCAGTTCCTGCAAAACGGCCACCATATCCTTAGCCGCCGTTAATATTGGCTCATATCGAGAGAGTTGTTGGGGTGAATATCATGCTTTTTATAAGCAGCACAAAGCCCCGAAGTATATACTCAATGGGTTTAGGTATTCAGAGACCAACAATGATTTCTCGAAAATAGCCTAAAAGGTTTTGCAGAGAGCGCTGAATATTTGTTTCGGCGCCTCTGCTGTTCCTAAATGCTACTGACGTATTGCGGATTTTTCATTCCGCGAGCAAATTGGAGGTTTAACTGTGCAACAAACAGAACATCGGATTCTAGTTATCAATCCAGGATCTACATCAACGAAAATTGGAGTATTTGACAATGAGGTTTCGGTTTTTGAAAAAACGATCCGTCATGATTCAGCTGTCATCAACTCCTATGAAACCATCATCGACCAATACGAATTCAGGAAGAATACGATACTTGAAACGCTTGATACTGAAGGGATCAACATTTCAAAATTGAGTGCTGTTTGTGGGCGCGGCGGGCTTTTACGGCCAATCGAAGGCGGAACATATGCAGTGAATAATAAGATGCTCGATGACCTGCGTGCAGGTTATTCAGGCCAGCATGCTTCAAATCTGGGAGGTATTCTAGCCTATGAAATTGCATCTGGTTTGAATATCCCTTCCTTCATCGTCGACCCAGTCGTGGTCGATGAACTTGACCCGGTTGCGCGTGTATCGGGATTCTCGCTTATTGAACGGAAGAGTATTTTCCATGCATTGAACCAAAAGGCAGTCGCCCGCAGGGTATCAAAAGAACTGGGTAAAAAATATGAAGAGCTGAACTTGATTATTACCCATCTTGGCGGTGGTATCACTGTAGGTGCCCATAAAAAGGGAAGAGTTGTTGATGTGAATAACGGTCTGCATGGCGATGGACCATTCAGTCCAGAACGTGCAGGTACAGTACCAGCGGGTGACCTTGTTCAGCTATGTTTTTCTGGCGATTATTTCCGCGAAGAAATAATGAAAAAACTAGTCGGCCAGGGCGGCCTTGTGGGGTATCTTGGCACGAATGATGCAGTGAAAGTCGAAAAAATGATCAAGCAAGGAAATGGGAAGGCAAAGCTTGTATACGAAGCAATGGCTTATCAGGTAGCGAAGGAAATCGGATCAGCTAGTGCAGTCCTCGCTGGTAAAGTGGACGCGATTGTACTGACTGGCGGACTTGC belongs to Mesobacillus subterraneus and includes:
- the buk gene encoding butyrate kinase, whose translation is MQQTEHRILVINPGSTSTKIGVFDNEVSVFEKTIRHDSAVINSYETIIDQYEFRKNTILETLDTEGINISKLSAVCGRGGLLRPIEGGTYAVNNKMLDDLRAGYSGQHASNLGGILAYEIASGLNIPSFIVDPVVVDELDPVARVSGFSLIERKSIFHALNQKAVARRVSKELGKKYEELNLIITHLGGGITVGAHKKGRVVDVNNGLHGDGPFSPERAGTVPAGDLVQLCFSGDYFREEIMKKLVGQGGLVGYLGTNDAVKVEKMIKQGNGKAKLVYEAMAYQVAKEIGSASAVLAGKVDAIVLTGGLAYGKEFVQEISERINWIADVIVHPGENELQALAEGALRILRGEEDVKEYPGM